CCTCGGAGATCAGCCCTTGCTAGGCACTGGAGAATCAGCTTCCCACGTTTGATTTCAGCTGCAAACATCAGTGCTTAGATTAGTGCATAgactttgtgctggccctctgtgcagagaggaaTTATAGCTGGGGCCTCCAAAAGAGCTAGGCACTCGGATGCATTGACTTGACCCTGCAGGCCATGAACATGCAAGCCTAGGCACCTGAaattcattgatgtcaatgggtgcTGGGTGCCtagaggcttttgaaaatcccactaggtgcctaaatacctttagaaatctggccctatgtgctGAAGTTTCCTCCTCAGTCCAAGGGTTACATGCACCAGCCCAGCCTTGCTAAATAATGCTCAGCCCATAAGGGCATATCTGCACGATGGTGTAGGCAGTGAGAAGCCTCCAGCACAGAACAGCTAACACCTAGTCCCCACCTCCGGACGTGAGAGCAGTGCCCCTCACAGTCCAAGCAATGATTGGAGAGCTCAGCACAGACTAACACAGGTCTCAGAGGCACCATACGGGTTGAGCTTCTGACACCCATGAGGATCTGAGAAGTGTTCCAGGAACTGTGTCAGCTGGCCGGGTGTGTGGCCCAGGGGCTGTATGTTGTTTTTGtcttgggggatggggtggagtgatAGCCCCAGTGATAGGGCCAAGGGGAACCCCTTTCTTAGTGCTAAAATCCAACACCCACAGGAGCTTATTGACCGTGAAAACTTGCCCTGCTCAAACCGTCTGGCATGCAGAGATGTGTAAAGGAAAAGGGCCTCAAATTCTACATATCAAAAGAGTTCAGGCCTCATGTGTCCCTTGTCCAAGGACTCACACACAAAACACTATATGTCAGCATCGAcagcaaaattgccacctttcgGCCCGGTCTCCCTCTCTCCACGGGTCACAGAGACAAGGGCTCTTTGCTACTTTTcgaaaaaacaacagcaaaatcCCACTAACTTATTATTGAATGATTGTTGCTTCAGAAAACTAACTTATGCAAAAGGCTGGGATGGAAAAATATTAACCAAAGTGATTCCTGAGTTGACTCTGTTACCGAtaacaaaaaaaagtcaataaGGAGGCATCAAAGGCAAATTCACTTGCACAAACTCGAGGGTGAACTCTCAGAAGAAGGTGAGGGAGAGAACGGTGCCTCAGCAGACAACTCATGCACCATATGCCCTCTGTCCAAAAAGGCTCACACATACACCTGTGAAAACAGAGCCCTGGCCCATGCAGATGTCTCACCCACCATGTGTCCTCCGTCTGGAGTGCTCACGCAGGCAGCTGTGTACGCTGGCCACAAGATCAGCTATCCTTGCAGGGAGCCAGGTCCCTTCTGATACCCAGAGCAGCTCAGCTGGATCTAGGTAGGGCACATGTAGCGCTTCTCCCCCGTATGGGTCCTGTGGTGTCGGATGAGGTCCGAGCTGCGGtagaagctcttcccgcactggGCGCAGGCGTAGGGGCGCTCGCCagtgtggatgcgctggtgggtgacaaggttggagctctggctgaagctctTGCCACAGTCGGGGCAGGTGTAGGGGCGCTCGCCCGTGTGCACACGATGGTGGGTGATGAGGGTGGAGCTCTCGGTGAAGCTCTTGCCGCAGTCGGGGCAGGTGTAGGGGCGCTCGCCGGTATGGGTGCGCTGGTGGCAGATGAGGGTGGAGCTATCCACGAAGCTCTTGCTGCACTGGGGGCACTGGTAGGGGCGCTCCCCAGTGTGGACGCGCTGGTGCCGCATGAGGGAGGAGCTGTCgttgaagctcttcccgcactggGTGCACTTGTAGTGCTTCTCGCCGGTGTGGATGCGCCGGTGCCGCAGCAGGGTGGAGTTCTcgctgaagctcttcccgcagtcgCCACAGATGTAGGGTTTCTCACCGGTGTGGATGCGCCGGTGCCGGAGCAGGGCCGAGCTCCAGATGAAGTTCTTTCCGCAGTCCCGGCAGGCGTAGGGCATGTCGCCCATGTGGACCCGTTGGTGCTGCACGAAGTAGGAGCTGTCGCTGAAGCTCTTGCCGCACTCCCCGCAGACGTAGGGCCGCTCGCCCGTGTGGGTCTTCTGGTGCCGCACATGGGTCGAGCGGATGCTGAAGCACTTCCCGCACTCCTCACACCGGTAGGGCTTCTCGCCCGTATGGGTGCGCTGGTGCTTGATGAGGGTGGAGCCGTGGCTGAAGCGCTTCCCGCAGTCAGGGCACTCGTACGGCTTCTCGCCGGTGTGGATGCGCCGGTGTGCAATCAGCGCCGAGTTCTGGTTGAAGCTGTTCCCACACTCGGGGCACTTGTAGGGTCTCTCCCCGGTGTGGATCCGCCGGTGGATGATGAGGGCTGAACTGCTgctaaagcttttcccacagtcctcGCATCGGTAGGGCCGCTCCCCGATGTCTTTGAGCTGattgacacctctgcccaggtaGGAGGATCTGCTCTTCCCTGTCCCTCGAGGGTTTCCCTGCTCAGCACTCTGGGAAACGTCCCCTTTGGCTGTTCCCGATACCGCCCCATGTGGTTCCACTGGTTCAGGACCTTTCTGCTGAGGGGTCTCCTCCTCGCTCTCACTCCCCGTACCGTCACCTGCTGGGACAAAGAGAATCCAGACAGGAGTCACTCCCTGTGCCGGGAGGAAAGGGAAGCtcagagagggaggaagaaaccCATATAACTacgggagagagagaaaaatcaagagACAGTTCCTTGGCCACAAACCATCCTTCCCACTGCAATGTTTTCCTGGCTGATGTAACCAATTCCTCACCTGTGCGGACATCCCTCAGGAGCTCCGGTTCCTCAGAGTCCTGCAGATCTGGGGCCCACAGCTCTTTCCTCTGCTCCATCCAGGAGATCACATTGGGCTCGGGGATGGGAAATCCTGCTTGGGGGAAAGAGAACAGGCAAGATCAGGGCTTGCGACATAGACAGAGAATATTTATTATAGAGACGTGATTTTAACCCTATCTCTGTGCTGGGAAGTTGGGAGAAAAGGTCCATGGACACACTCTGGGAGAGTCAGATGTCTGCTGGGGGATGTGTTGTGTCACTATCACAGATTCAAAGGttccaaagccagaagagaccactgtgatcatctagtctgacctcttgtataacacagaccagagaactgccccaaataattcctatagcagagctgttagaaaaacacccaatcctgattttaaaattctcagtgatggagaatgcaccatgaactgtggtaaattgttccaatgcttaattactctcactgttaaaatgtacgccttatatctagtctgaatttgtctagcttcagcttccagccaacGGATTATGTTAGACCCTGCTCTGCTAGaatgaagagctcattattaaaaatTTGTTCCCCAcctaggtacttatagactgtgatcaagccaCCCTTTCACCTTCTCTTCtctctgagctccttgagtctatcacaatAAGGCAGGTTTTTTAATActtaaatcattcttgtggctcttctctgagccctcttcaatttatcaacatccttcttgaattgtgggcaccagaacaggacacacaCATAATATTCTCTAATATAATACAATATTAAAATTTACATATGCCTATAATATAAAAGTGAAAATGAGAGGTCAAAATGAAACGGCTTGACTTTCTCTCAttgaaaatttcattgaaatggaCATGTTCTGGTAAGACATTTTGATCTTGATGAAATGGCATTTTTTGACTGAAAACTGTTCAGTTgcaaattttttgaccagccctaaccACTGGTGTGTCCTTGAATCTCCtctcccaggggaaggggagtgaaaGGAACAGTCACTCTTTTAACACACGCATACACACTCTGGGGCTGATCCCCATGAAACCTAAGGGAGTGGAAAAGTACCCCGAGTAGAACCCAAGCCAGCTGCTTCTAATACCTGAGGGGACAGGAACCCTTCCCCGTGACATCCCTGTAGAGGGCTGTCTGACCTGGGTCCATCAGAGCCCACTGCCACTCGTTGAAATACACACATACCTCCTCAAAGGTCACTGGCTCCTGGAACAGCAAGAATCCCCCACTCAGTGAGCCACAGTCCCACTCGCTCAGTCACTGGTGCCCTGAGTGCCCCATATTAAATACATCTCAGCAGCTCATTCCTTTCTCAGCACCTTCTGTTCTTTCAGATTAATTGTTCCCCCgtcccccaccagcagcccctgACCATCCCCTACCTGAGCCAGCTGCTCTGCAGCCATTTCCCATCCCCGACCCCCGGGCAGGCGGTTTGATCTGGAGTGAAACCGGAACGTTATCttgcagcctgtcagggtgagAAGGGCGAGTGGGGAGGTTTCAGAAGCGGCTTTCACCCATTTCTCACCCCGATTCCCCCCAGGGTCTTTCTGTGGATACAGGAATGAAGCTCATAGAACATTCAGTCTCCAGCCACCCAAGCACACCTATACAGAGGAGCGACTGGCTATCACATTATAAGCTGGGCTGACAGCATCACCTATTATTAAGATTGCCCAGCACATCCTGTTATAAGAAACTGTTTTCTgtggcttataactttgccaaacgtAAACTGTTTGGCCTGATCTTTTCCATGCCAGgtctctgcctcaggctgaaatagctcggaaaatttcagccaaacagtccagccatttctgagactgaggctagggaaaaataagTGGTTTTGCCCATGCTGAAAAATTTGGAtgtccttttctttgaaaagcttgCGCACTCTCCATGCTTCAGAGCAGGGTGTTGTAATGCAgagggtgtgttgggggggaggatTTTGCCATGCCCGGGAAACCCGCATTTGGCTAATGTATATGCCTTTGAAAAATGCCGTTTGCACATGGTCAGCAGAGGCTTCTTCggttttagctgctaaaattctGGACTTCTACATacagtgcttccgccgacgtgcacgggctgaaattgtggaaaagcaacatcacttgccccataacctcagccgtgcagaacacaatgccatccacagcctcagaaacaactctgacatcataatcaaaaaggctgacaaaggaggtgctgttgttatcatgaataggtcggaatatgaacaagaggctgctcggcagctctccaacaccactttctacaagccataccctctgatcccactgagagttaccaaaagaaactacagcatttgctcaagaaactccctgaaaaagcacaagatcaaatccacacacacagacccctggaaccccaacctgggatattctatctactacccaagatccataaacctggaaatcctggacgccccatcatctcaggcattggcaccctgacagcaggattgtctggctatgtagactctctcctcaggccctacgctaccagcactcccagctaccttcgagacaccactaacttcctgaggaaactacaatccatcggtgatcttcctgataacaccatcctggccactatggatgtagaagccctctacaccaacattccgcacaaagatggactacaagccgtcaagaacactatccccgataatgtcacagctaacctggtggctgaactttgtccttacccataactattttacatttggggacaatgtataccttcaaatcagcggcactgctatgggtactcgcatggccccacagtatgccaacatttttatggctgacttagaacagcgcttcctcagctctcgtcccctaatgcccctactctacttgcgctatattgatgacatcttcatcatctggacccatggaaaagaagcacttgaggaattccaccatgatttcaacaatttccatcccaccatcaacctcagcctggtccagtccacacaagagatccacttcctggacactacagtgctaataaccaatggtcacataaacaccaccctataccggaaacctactgaccgctattcctacctacatgcctccagctttcaccctgaccacaccacacgatccattgtctacagccaagctctgcgatacaaccgcatttgctccaacccctcagacagagacaaacacctacaagagctctatcaagcattcttacaactacaacacccacctgcggaagtgaagaaacagactgatagagccagaagagttcccagaagtcacctcctacaggacaggcctaacaaagaaaataacagaacgccactagccgtcaccttcagcccccaactaaaacccctccaacgcattattaaggatctacaacctatcctgaatgatgacccatcactctcacaaatcttgggagacaggccagtccttgcctacagacagccccccaacctgaagcaaatactcaccagcaaccacataccacacaacagaaccactaacccaggaacctatccttgcaacaaagcccgttgccaactgtgcccacatatctattcaggggacaccatcacagggcctaataacatcagccacactatcagaggctcgttcacctgcacatctaccaatgtgatatatgccatcatgtgccagcaatgcccctctgccatgtacattggtcaaactggacagtctctacgtaaaagaataaatggacacaaatcagatgtcaagaattataacattcataaaccggtcggagaacacttcaatctctctggtcacgcgattacagacatgaaagttgcgatattacaacagaaaaacttcaaaaccagactccagcgagagactattgaattggaattcatttgcaaattggatactattaacttaggcttgaatagagactgggagtggctaagtcattatgcaaggtaacctatttccccttgttttttcctacccccccgctgttcctcagacgttcttgttaaaccctggatttgtgctggaaatggcccaccttgattatcatacacattgtaaggagagtgatcactttagataagctattaccagcaggagagtggggtggggggagagaaaaccttttgtagtggtaaacacccattttttcatgctttgtgtgtataaaaagatcttctgtactttccacagtatgcatccgatgaagtgagctgtagctcatgaaagcttatgctcaaataaattggttagtctctaaggtgccacaagtactccttttctttttgcgaatacagactaacacagctgttactctgaaaccagtctataaagtatctacatggggaacaaataatagAATCctgaatattagggttggaagagacctcaggaggtcatctagtccaacaccctgctcaaggcaggactaaccccaactaaatcatcccagccaggtctttgtcaaaccgggccttaaagacctctaaggatggagattccaccacctccctaggtaacccattccagtgcttcagcaccctcctagtgaaatagtgtttcctaatatccaacctagacgtcccccactgcaacttgagaccattgctccttgttctgtcatctgccaccactgagaaccgCCTAGCTCCATCATCTTTGGCACCCTCCTTGAaagttgaaggctgctaccaaatcccccctcactcttctcttctgtggactaaataaggccagttccctcagcctctcctcataagtcatctgccccagccccctaatcatgccctccattggactctctccaatttgtccacatcctttttgtcgtgggggacccaaaactggacgcagtacttcaaatgtggcttcaccagtgccatcgaggggaataatcacttccctcgatctgctggcaatgctcttactaatgcagcccaatatgctgttagccttcttggcaacaagggcacactgttgactcatatctagcttctcatccactgtaatctccagatCTTtttcttagccagtcagtccccagcctgtagccgtgcatgggattcttccatcctaagtgcaagactctgcacttgtccttgttgaacttcatcagatttcttttggcccaatcctccaatctgtctaggtcactctggaccctatctctaccctccaatATATAtacacctctccccccagcttagcgTCATCCGcgaacttcctgagggtgcaatccatcccatcatacaggtcattaatgaagatgttgaacaaaaccagccccaggaccgacccctggggcacaccacttgatactggctgtcaactagacaccgagccattgatcattacccgttgagcctgatgatttagccagctttctgtccaccttatagtccattcatccaattcatacttctttaacttgctggcaagaatactgtgggagaccatatcaaaaactttgctaaagtcaaggtatatcacaaatatttaataacgagcgcttcaatctagcagagaaaagtctaacatgaaccaatggctggaagttgaagctagagacccacagactggaaatgaggtgtaaatttctaacagtgagtgtaattaagcactggaacaacttaccaagagttgtggtggattttccatccctgaccatttttaaatcaagactgggtattcttctaaaagatctgctctagaaattagtTGGGGGCAATTCTCTAGCCTATGCTgtgcaggtagggtgaccagatgtcccggttttacagggacagtcccgattttgtgggctttttcttatataggcacctattaccccccatcccctctcctgattttttacacttgctatctggtcaccttatgtgcaggaggtcagactagattatcacaatggtcccttctgaccttaaaatgtatgaaaaaaaatcttttgccaGGTCTGCAACTCCTTGAGATGCTTCACTCCCCCTGAAGGCACACACACTTTAAGCACAGGTTCCAATGTTGAGTCTAGTCCCTTTGTGGCTTTAGCCCTTGGAGACTCCAAGCAACGGATAATCTGTTCCCAAGGTAATTGGTTCCCACAGATAATTACACTGACAGTTAAAAACTCTGCTCCTTAAAACAGGGGGATTGACGATGGTATCTATGCAGGGAGAAGCTTTCTGAGACTACAAGGCTCTGCAGTCTAGCGGACAAAGAcaaaacaagatccaatggctggagttGGGAGTCAGtaaattcaaacaggaaatgagactAGTGTGATCACAGTGAGGCATCAGAACAGAATACCAGCTGGTCGGGCTGGATGTAGGGATCACTGAATGAGGAGCCCTGGTCTGTGCGATGCAGGAGGACAGgacagatgatcacaatggtcccttccagccttaaaatcGGTGATAATAAATATTTACTgtaactacatcaaaccactacAAACTGGATCACGGGATAGAGAACACAAGTTCTTCCAAGTGAGAGCGGGGGTCAATCCTTCTGCATCATGTTATCAACTCTGGTGATATTATTGTGAGTGTCACAATATTTAGAGTACATCATACGGCCCCAGCTCCGTCTTGTGCTCCCTTGTGAATCtcagctagctagctagctagctagctagctttCTTGCTAGTTTCCAGCCCTTGTGGTTGAAGAGAAAACACAACCCTCTAAAGGCTTGAAAAGCAAAAGATTAATACgcattggattctttttatttatctctctcttttttttttaaataacatgatTTTTAAATCCATCTTTTTGGACTGTGGTGCATGATTTTTTAGCATTTCGAGTCAGCAATACCGTATTCCTTATGATATTTTGTAGCATTAACATTCTAGGTATGGAGTATGTACAAAAACCACTCATCCTGCCAATATATTTCTATAGGCTGAGCTGGCAAAGTCCATTGCTCGGAGCTTTGCCATTCCTGACTAATACAACCATTTCAAACAAACAGTCATGCCATGCCATGATGTTACTCCCTGGGACTAAGTCAGACCTTACTTCATCTCCAATCTGCTTCTCAGGGCCTCTTTCACTAAAGCCCAACAACAAAGAACACCTCGCAGACAAAGGCTCTCATCCCCAGTGCAGACACAGTGCACAGAGATCCAAGTGCAATACCCCACAGAGCTCACTGCAGAGCGGTCACTTTGTTCTGCAcagacccagcccctcccacccggCCTAAACCCACCCACCGAcattttacccccccccccccccagtaactAGCCAAGAGCTAGAAAAGAGCAGACTCCAAGGAGCTGCTTTGGGGGATCCCCCTGACACTGTCCCCAAGGCAGTGCATCCCCCGAGCAGCGTGTGGActaggcagaggcaggaactgccTTTTCCTCTCCCTACCCCTCATCTTGTCCAGGAAAGTCAATCTGCCCgggtgctgcagggaatggggctgggagcgggaacctcccttcccatttattgctcctgctgcccctgacagtctctcccccatctccctcctgccccctctccccacccctcggGCTGGGAGACTCGGTCCCTGGCCCGGTCCGGGGCCGGTCGCTCTCCGGGAGCTGGCTCGGCTCCTGCAGGCGCTCAGGGGAGCAGCTCTGGGACTCGCAGACAGGAGGGGCCGtttgtgcagagtcactttcctgcctaTCTAGGGTGATTagctagcaagtgtgaaaaattgagacactttttttgggagggggcgggggaagacaGTGGATATAGCTACCCATACAAGACAAAACCCCTAATATCTTGGGACAGGCCAGATAATATTAGgaggtctggtcaccctacgccCACCCCCaggtctctcccctcacctgtagcaggctccggctcaggggctggtgtcagcagagcccggggctggttCCAGCCCCCAGAGAAAGTCCCCCGGCTGGGCAcagagggacactaaggaagggctctccccgcacacaccccgctgggcagcagcagctcagtctggcTTTTGGACACTACAGATGAAGCAGCAGCTGTGACCCAGGAAGCTCAACCCCGGATCTGCTCAGCATAGAGATTGCACTAACCAGCATCTTCCCTTCCTTCCAATAGCCAGAGCCCCCTGGTGGCCACAGCTCAGGAGCCCTGGGCGCAGACCTGCTGCATGGCAGGAATCCGGCCAGAGCCCTGCCTGCACCTGAGCAGTTACAAACCAATTTGGAAATTAGGAGGGAAacaagaaaaggatttttttattttcgGGTTGTGAAATTTTCCATCCTTAGTGTGACTGAAGATGGTTGTGTACCATGATCAAAATATGAGCTTTCTAAAAAGGATTTCTTTAACCAGCCTTACATATGtacctatattttaaaattctaccatGTGACAAAGACAATCAAGTTTTAGGCAAGGGTCCTGTCGACTTCCCATCCTGcattacagttaagcatgtgaataagcaAGTTCaactgaggtggcaaaatttgcagatgatacaaaactactcaagctagttaagtccCCGAATGCGAAGAGTTACATAGGGATCTCACAAACTTGGGTGACTGGgcagatggcagatgaaattcaatattgataaatgcaaagtaatgcacattggaaaacataatcccaactatacatataaaatgatggggtctaaattagctgttaacactcaagaaagatgttggagtcattgtggatggttctctaaaaatatgcagcggcagtcaacaaagcaaacagaatgttgggaatcattgagaaagggatagataagacaggaaatatcatattgcctctatataaatccatggtacgcccacatcttgaatactgcatgcagatgtggtcaccccatctcaaaaaaaaaaaattatttgaattggaaaaggttcagaaaagaacaacaaaagtgattagggatatggaatagcttctgtatgaggagagattaataaaactgggccttttcagcttggaaaagagatgactagggggatatgagagaggtctataaaatcatgactggtgtggaaaaagtaaataaggaacacaacacaagagctaggggtcaacaaatgaaattataggcaataggtttaaaaaacaaaaggaagtatttcttcacacaatgcagagtaaacctgtggaactccttgccagaggatgttgtgaaagccaagactataacaggattcaaaaaagaactagataaattcatggaggataggtccatcaatggctggtaACCAGGATAGGCAGgcatggtatccctagcctctgtttgccagaagctgggaatgggcaaccagggatggaccacttgattacctgttctgttcatttcctctgaagcacctggcattggtcactgtcagaagacaggatactgagctggatggaccattggtctgcccAGTGTGATGGAGTGTGCATACCCCTCACTAGGTGAGAATGGGTTCATCCCACACTGTGGGTGGAGGAAGTTCCGCCCCTCAGACCATggtgggcatgctccaactgttGTTGGAGTATAAGAGGGAGCAGACTAGCTCAGTCTAGGCTGAatgctgaggaggaaggatgctTGGTGAAGGTTCTAGCCCAGGAGCCAGTACAGCCCTTGCCTGTGGGAGCTAGAGAGCCCAAGAACTGACCAGAAACCTGTTGTCAATGGCTGAGTCAAAGTCCCAGTGAGTTACCTTTGCCAAAGGCCTAGAGACCCCAATGTCATATGGACCATGGCTTCAGGAAGcagggtaggaagtggcccagggagggggaagagagttgTGACCTCCTGCAAAGCAGAGTCTGCCTGTTGTGATgtgattccccactgactgggTGGCAGACACATTTGCTACTagtggagccctgggccaggagctggtggagcagagagggCTCAGGTcccatcccttctccctgcccccgcccccccagactaTCACTGCCCTGGGTTGTGGTCCTTGGCCTCTAGACCACATAGCCCTGCACTCGACCACTATATTGACtctagggggagggatagctcagtggtttgagctttggcctgctaaacccagagttgtgagttcaatccttgagggggccatttagggatatagggcaaaaattggggattggtcctgctttgagcagggagtggactagatgacctcctg
The window above is part of the Natator depressus isolate rNatDep1 chromosome 14, rNatDep2.hap1, whole genome shotgun sequence genome. Proteins encoded here:
- the LOC141999009 gene encoding uncharacterized protein LOC141999009, whose protein sequence is MGNGCRAAGSGFPIPEPNVISWMEQRKELWAPDLQDSEEPELLRDVRTAGDGTGSESEEETPQQKGPEPVEPHGAVSGTAKGDVSQSAEQGNPRGTGKSRSSYLGRGVNQLKDIGERPYRCEDCGKSFSSSSALIIHRRIHTGERPYKCPECGNSFNQNSALIAHRRIHTGEKPYECPDCGKRFSHGSTLIKHQRTHTGEKPYRCEECGKCFSIRSTHVRHQKTHTGERPYVCGECGKSFSDSSYFVQHQRVHMGDMPYACRDCGKNFIWSSALLRHRRIHTGEKPYICGDCGKSFSENSTLLRHRRIHTGEKHYKCTQCGKSFNDSSSLMRHQRVHTGERPYQCPQCSKSFVDSSTLICHQRTHTGERPYTCPDCGKSFTESSTLITHHRVHTGERPYTCPDCGKSFSQSSNLVTHQRIHTGERPYACAQCGKSFYRSSDLIRHHRTHTGEKQGPFTCSECGKSFRWRSVLIIHQKIHMGENPYKCPDCEKSFSKSSDLNLHQRIHLGQKSYICTDCGKSFPQYHLLTSHQRTHTGERPYKCPECGKSFSQSSHLVIHQRTHTGERPYKCLTCERCFGDRSQFKTHQRIHTGEKPYKCPQCEKSFSRNSYLVIHQRTHTGERPYKCPDCGKSFSDKSHFNTHQRIHTGEMPYKCPECGKSFRRRSYLVTHHRTHTGERPYICLTCAKTFSDRSHFRKHQRTHTGERPYKCPECGKGFCLRSDLIIHQRTHTGERPYKCTECGKTFTRSTYLFSHQRIHTGEKPQKCSN